From one Dermacentor andersoni chromosome 1, qqDerAnde1_hic_scaffold, whole genome shotgun sequence genomic stretch:
- the LOC126548347 gene encoding cytochrome P450 4V2-like codes for TEQGTDSTASGVSWTIYLLGLHPSKLAKVHEELDRVLGRDKDGVIRSDDLLQLNYLECCLKETLRLYPPFPLFGRKLEHDVVIDRIAPSPSHGVLLLLPVVVAHFDILMCKPRVAALPRVPDQENAKRLQRRSLRSFAADGYRLPEGLTCFVNLYSLHRDPRHFRQPDSFLPERFLGEEFAQRHPYSYIPFSAGPKNCPGQRFFMQEAKLLLAKVFSKFSVESTKPADEIKITYEVVLKARGSLRVWFRTRNVADAGQSPQNCTALSCRTRVPCSSR; via the exons ACGGAACAGGGCACCGACTCAACTGCATCGGGTGTAAGCTGGACCATCTATTTGCTGGGTCTTCACCCGTCCAAGTTGGCGAAAGTTCACGAAGAGCTGGACCGAGTTCTCGGACGAGACAAAGATGGCGTCATCAGAAGCGATGACCTTCTGCAACTTAATTATCTCGAATGCTGCCTCAAG GAGACCCTTCGCCTTTACCCACCATTTCCACTTTTCGGAAGGAAACTAGAACACGACGTGGTTATAG ACCGGATTGCACCGAGCCCTTCCCATGgggtgctgcttctgctgcccgtCGTTGTGGCGCATTTTGACATCCTTATGTGCAAGCCACGTGTGGCTGCTCTGcctcgagtcccagaccaggagaATGCAAAGAGGCTTCAACGGCGCTCTCTTCGTTCTTTCGCTGCAGACGGCTACCGCCTTCCCGAAGGCCTGACTTGTTTCGTGAACCTCTACAGCCTCCACAGAGACCCGAGACACTTCCGGCAGCCCGACAGCTTCCTGCCTGAGCGTTTCCTGGGCGAGGAGTTTGCGCAGCGCCATCCCTACTCTTACATCCCATTTTCGGCCGGACCCAAGAACTGCCCAG GTCAACGCTTCTTCATGCAGGAGGCGAAGCTGTTGCTGGCGAAGGTTTTCTCCAAGTTCAGCGTGGAGTCTACGAAACCTGCGGACGAGATCAAGATCACATACGAAGTCGTACTCAAAGCCAGGGGAAGTCTGCGTGTCTGGTTTCGCACGAGGAATGTGGCAGATGCGGGACAGTCACCGCAGAATTGTACCGCACTGTCATGTCGCACTCGTGTTCCTTGTTCATCGCgatga